Proteins encoded by one window of Lycium barbarum isolate Lr01 chromosome 11, ASM1917538v2, whole genome shotgun sequence:
- the LOC132617528 gene encoding auxin response factor 7 isoform X1: protein MKAPSNGYLANSGEGERKLMNSELWHACAGPLVSLPPVGSLVVYFPQGHSEQVAASMQKETDGIPSYPNLPSKLICMLHNVTLHADPETDEVYAQMTLQPVNKYDQEALLLSDMGLKQNRQPAEFFCKTLTASDTSTHGGFSVPRRAAEKIFPPLDYSMQPPAQELMARDLHDQAWTFRHIYRGQPKRHLLTTGWSVFISSKRLCAGDSVLFIRDEKSHLLLGIKRANRQQPVLSSSVISSDSMHIGILAAAAHAAANNSPFTIFYNPRYYISPCYIENISCLNLDVELYTHFFNLAPFVLDRASPSEFVIPLAKYNKAMYAQVQLGMRFRMMFETEDSGVRRYMGTITGVSDLDPIRWKNSQWRNLQVGWDESTAGERPSRVSIWDIEPVVTPFYICPPPFFRSKFPKQPGFPGDESDIENVLKRGMPWMNDELGIKDAQSSIFPGLSLVQWMSMQQNNHVPVAQSGLPSVLHSNIGTDDHSKLLNFQSPTLSTQGLQFNKPIQQNQQFGKIQQPPLAWAQQQQQSLQSPVSAQQQQPLLQQQQQHALQQQQQQHALQQQQQQHMLQQQQQQHMLQQQQQQHMLQQQQQHSQQQQQQHSQQQQQQHSQQQQQQHSLQQQPQPQPQPQLHQQAQQAQQAQQQLQQQQRPSQQQQLAVNSSPPVNHCVSPPNQIPFSQGAIYGQHQQQQLLSASTQPQQNVPVNRNPFPSTSLAQDFPFQQQVEHQKPQQQQTIPQQAPLQLMQQSLMQRPQVQPSSQQSLTEQQLQLQLLNKLQQQQQQHQQQAQRLSPVSSTVEPRMSQQQQCRQPQELQFAHQQLTTTHLQSPQHAFNQLQGQHKSPITIKALSGATDGDAPSCSTSPSTNNFQVSQPNFLTRNQGQAILVDESGVDPSQEQNKSEFRIKHELPFSKGSEQSKYKGNVTENLEAASSTTSYGLDSSGFNFSLPALCVEGDVQSHSRNSLPSAANNIDGLTPDALLSRDYDPGKDMQNLFSPFGNAPRDIETELSDAGINSQQFGVPNMSYKPRSSNDLAVNDNGVLNNNAWTNQTQRMRTYTKVQKRGSVGRTIDVTRYKEYDELRHDLARMFGIEGQLEDPQRTEWKLVYVDHENDILLVGDDPWEEFVSCVQSIKILSCAEVQQMSLDGDLGNVPVPNQASSGTDSGNAWRGHYDDNSAASFNR from the exons ATGAAGGCGCCATCAAATGGATATCTAGCAAATTCAGGAGAAG GTGAAAGAAAGCtcatgaattcagagttatggcACGCTTGTGCTGGCCCATTGGTTTCTTTGCCTCCTGTTGGAAGCCTTGTGGTATATTTTCCTCAAGGTCACAGTGAGCAG GTGGCGGCATCAATGCAAAAGGAGACAGATGGAATACCAAGCTATCCTAATCTTCCTTCCAAGTTGATCTGCATGTTACACAATGTCACTTTACAT GCTGACCCTGAAACTGATGAGGTTTATGCTCAGATGACTCTTCAACCTGTAAACAAG TATGACCAGGAGGCTTTACTTTTATCTGATATGGGCCTTAAGCAGAACAGGCAGCCTGCCGAGTTCTTCTGTAAAACTCTCACAGCTAGTGATACAAGCACACATGGTGGATTTTCTGTTCCTCGACGCGCAGCCGAGAAGATATTTCCTCCCCTG GACTATTCAATGCAACCTCCTGCTCAGGAGCTAATGGCTAGAGATTTACATGACCAAGCATGGACTTTCAGGCATATCTATCGAG GTCAACCAAAAAGACACCTTTTGACTACTGGTTGGAGTGTCTTTATCTCCTCTAAAAGGCTGTGTGCCGGCGATTCTGTCCTTTTCATAAG AGATGAAAAGTCACATCTTCTCTTGGGTATAAAACGAGCGAATAGACAGCAGCCTGTCCTTTCCTCATCTGTTATATCTAGTGACAGCATGCACATTGGGATCCTTGCTGCTGCAGCTCATGCTGCTGCAAACAATAGTCCGTTTACTATCTTTTACAATCCTAGGTACTATATCAGCCCTTGTTACATTGAAAATATTTCGTGTTTGAATTTAGATGTTGAATTATACACACATTTTTTTAATCTTGCTCCTTTTGTTCTTGACAGGGCTAGCCCTTCTGAATTTGTAATTCCTCTGGCCAAGTATAATAAAGCTATGTATGCACAAGTTCAACTAGGTATGCGATTTCGGATGATGTTTGAAACGGAGGATTCTGGAGTCCGTAGGTACATGGGTACAATAACTGGTGTTAGTGATCTGGACCCCATACGATGGAAGAACTCACAGTGGCGTAATCTTCAG GTGGGATGGGATGAATCAACTGCTGGGGAACGTCCAAGCAGAGTTTCTATATGGGATATTGAGCCTGTCGTGACTCCTTTTTATATCTGTCCACCTCCATTTTTCAGGTCCAAGTTTCCTAAGCAGCCAGGTTTTCCTG GTGATGAGTCTGATATTGAAAATGTTTTAAAGAGGGGGATGCCTTGGATGAACGACGAGTTAGGTATAAAAGATGCTCAAAGCTCAATATTCCCAGGACTGAGCTTGGTACAGTGGATGAGTATGCAACAGAACAATCATGTGCCAGTTGCCCAATCTGGACTTCCTAGTGTCTTACATAGTAATATCGGTACTGATGACCATTCTAAGTTGCTGAACTTTCAGTCACCTACATTATCTACGCAAGGTCTCCAGTTCAACAAACCAATTCAACAAAATCAGCAATTTGGGAAAATCCAGCAGCCACCATTAGCATGGGCTCAACAGCAGCAGCAATCGTTACAGTCTCCTGTGAGTGCACAGCAGCAGCAACCCTTGCTGCAACAGCAACAGCAACACGCActgcagcagcagcaacaacaacacgcactgcagcagcagcaacaacaacacatgctgcagcagcagcaacaacaacacatgctgcagcagcagcaacaacaacacatgctgcagcagcagcaacaacactcgcagcagcagcagcaacaacactcgcagcagcagcagcaacaacactcgcagcagcagcaacaacaacactCGCTGCAGCAGCAGCCACAGCCACAGCCACAGCCACAGCTTCATCAGCAAGCACAGCAAGCACAGCAAGCACAGCAGCAGCTGCAGCAACAACAGCGTCCATCCCAGCAGCAACAATTGGCCGTGAATTCATCGCCACCAGTAAATCATTGTGTATCTCCTCCTAACCAGATTCCTTTTTCACAAGGTGCGATATATGGTCAGCATCAGCAGCAACAGTTACTATCAGCTAGTACCCAACCACAGCAAAATGTTCCTGTCAATAGAAATCCATTTCCTTCTACATCCTTGGCACAAGACTTCCCATTTCAGCAACAAGTGGAACATCAAAaacctcagcagcagcagacaaTACCACAGCAAGCTCCACTACAATTGATGCAGCAAAGTTTGATGCAGAGGCCACAAGTTCAACCATCATCACAGCAGAGCCTTACGGAGCAGCAGCTGCAACTACAGCTTCTTAATAAACTGCAGCAGCAACAACAGCAACATCAGCAACAAGCACAGCGATTATCTCCTGTAAGCTCTACTGTGGAGCCGCGTATGTCCCAGCAACAACAGTGCCGGCAGCCACAAGAGCTCCAGTTTGCTCATCAGCAATTGACAACCACACATCTCCAGTCACCTCAACATGCTTTCAACCAACTCCAAGGCCAGCACAAATCCCCTATAACAATCAAAGCCCTTTCTGGTGCTACAGATGGAGATGCTCCTTCATGTTCAACCTCTCCTTCTACAAACAATTTCCAAgtttcacaaccaaacttcttGACGAGGAACCAAGGGCAAGCGATACTGGTGGATGAGTCGGGAGTTGATCCTTCTCAAGAGCAAAACAAATCCGAATTTCGAATAAAACATGAGCTACCGTTCTCAAAAGGTTCAGAGCAGTCTAAATACAAAGGCAATGTTACTGAGAACTTAGAGGCAGCCTCATCAACAACATCCTACGGGCTGGATTCTAGTGGATTCAACTTTTCATTGCCTGCATTATGTGTGGAAGGTGATGTTCAATCACATTCTAGGAACAGTCTTCCTTCTGCAGCAAATAATATAGATGGATTGACCCCTGATGCTTTACTATCACGGGATTATGATCCCGGAAAGGATATGCAAAACCTATTCTCTCCTTTTGGCAACGCCCCTAGGGACATAGAAACTGAGTTGTCTGATGCTGGGATCAATTCTCAACAATTTGGGGTGCCAAACATGTCATACAAGCCAAGAAGTTCCAATGATCTTGCTGTGAATGACAATGGTGTTCTGAATAATAATGCATGGACGAATCAGACTCAGCGCATGAGAACATATACAAAG GTTCAAAAACGAGGCTCTGTGGGAAGAACTATAGATGTCACTCGTTACAAAGAGTATGATGAACTAAGGCATGATCTAGCACGTATGTTTGGAATAGAGGGACAGCTTGAAGATCCTCAAAGAACTGAATGGAAGCTTGTGTATGTTGACCATGAGAATGATATACTGCTTGTTGGTGACGATCCTTGGGA GGAATTTGTGAGCTGTGTTCAGAGCATCAAAATCCTGTCTTGTGCTGAAGTGCAGCAAATGAGCTTGGATGGGGATTTAGGTAATGTGCCAGTACCAAACCAAGCTAGCAGTGGCACTGATAGTGGTAATGCGTGGAGGGGACACTATGATGACAACTCAGCTGCATCGTTTAATCGATAA
- the LOC132617528 gene encoding auxin response factor 7 isoform X2: MNSELWHACAGPLVSLPPVGSLVVYFPQGHSEQVAASMQKETDGIPSYPNLPSKLICMLHNVTLHADPETDEVYAQMTLQPVNKYDQEALLLSDMGLKQNRQPAEFFCKTLTASDTSTHGGFSVPRRAAEKIFPPLDYSMQPPAQELMARDLHDQAWTFRHIYRGQPKRHLLTTGWSVFISSKRLCAGDSVLFIRDEKSHLLLGIKRANRQQPVLSSSVISSDSMHIGILAAAAHAAANNSPFTIFYNPRYYISPCYIENISCLNLDVELYTHFFNLAPFVLDRASPSEFVIPLAKYNKAMYAQVQLGMRFRMMFETEDSGVRRYMGTITGVSDLDPIRWKNSQWRNLQVGWDESTAGERPSRVSIWDIEPVVTPFYICPPPFFRSKFPKQPGFPGDESDIENVLKRGMPWMNDELGIKDAQSSIFPGLSLVQWMSMQQNNHVPVAQSGLPSVLHSNIGTDDHSKLLNFQSPTLSTQGLQFNKPIQQNQQFGKIQQPPLAWAQQQQQSLQSPVSAQQQQPLLQQQQQHALQQQQQQHALQQQQQQHMLQQQQQQHMLQQQQQQHMLQQQQQHSQQQQQQHSQQQQQQHSQQQQQQHSLQQQPQPQPQPQLHQQAQQAQQAQQQLQQQQRPSQQQQLAVNSSPPVNHCVSPPNQIPFSQGAIYGQHQQQQLLSASTQPQQNVPVNRNPFPSTSLAQDFPFQQQVEHQKPQQQQTIPQQAPLQLMQQSLMQRPQVQPSSQQSLTEQQLQLQLLNKLQQQQQQHQQQAQRLSPVSSTVEPRMSQQQQCRQPQELQFAHQQLTTTHLQSPQHAFNQLQGQHKSPITIKALSGATDGDAPSCSTSPSTNNFQVSQPNFLTRNQGQAILVDESGVDPSQEQNKSEFRIKHELPFSKGSEQSKYKGNVTENLEAASSTTSYGLDSSGFNFSLPALCVEGDVQSHSRNSLPSAANNIDGLTPDALLSRDYDPGKDMQNLFSPFGNAPRDIETELSDAGINSQQFGVPNMSYKPRSSNDLAVNDNGVLNNNAWTNQTQRMRTYTKVQKRGSVGRTIDVTRYKEYDELRHDLARMFGIEGQLEDPQRTEWKLVYVDHENDILLVGDDPWEEFVSCVQSIKILSCAEVQQMSLDGDLGNVPVPNQASSGTDSGNAWRGHYDDNSAASFNR; this comes from the exons atgaattcagagttatggcACGCTTGTGCTGGCCCATTGGTTTCTTTGCCTCCTGTTGGAAGCCTTGTGGTATATTTTCCTCAAGGTCACAGTGAGCAG GTGGCGGCATCAATGCAAAAGGAGACAGATGGAATACCAAGCTATCCTAATCTTCCTTCCAAGTTGATCTGCATGTTACACAATGTCACTTTACAT GCTGACCCTGAAACTGATGAGGTTTATGCTCAGATGACTCTTCAACCTGTAAACAAG TATGACCAGGAGGCTTTACTTTTATCTGATATGGGCCTTAAGCAGAACAGGCAGCCTGCCGAGTTCTTCTGTAAAACTCTCACAGCTAGTGATACAAGCACACATGGTGGATTTTCTGTTCCTCGACGCGCAGCCGAGAAGATATTTCCTCCCCTG GACTATTCAATGCAACCTCCTGCTCAGGAGCTAATGGCTAGAGATTTACATGACCAAGCATGGACTTTCAGGCATATCTATCGAG GTCAACCAAAAAGACACCTTTTGACTACTGGTTGGAGTGTCTTTATCTCCTCTAAAAGGCTGTGTGCCGGCGATTCTGTCCTTTTCATAAG AGATGAAAAGTCACATCTTCTCTTGGGTATAAAACGAGCGAATAGACAGCAGCCTGTCCTTTCCTCATCTGTTATATCTAGTGACAGCATGCACATTGGGATCCTTGCTGCTGCAGCTCATGCTGCTGCAAACAATAGTCCGTTTACTATCTTTTACAATCCTAGGTACTATATCAGCCCTTGTTACATTGAAAATATTTCGTGTTTGAATTTAGATGTTGAATTATACACACATTTTTTTAATCTTGCTCCTTTTGTTCTTGACAGGGCTAGCCCTTCTGAATTTGTAATTCCTCTGGCCAAGTATAATAAAGCTATGTATGCACAAGTTCAACTAGGTATGCGATTTCGGATGATGTTTGAAACGGAGGATTCTGGAGTCCGTAGGTACATGGGTACAATAACTGGTGTTAGTGATCTGGACCCCATACGATGGAAGAACTCACAGTGGCGTAATCTTCAG GTGGGATGGGATGAATCAACTGCTGGGGAACGTCCAAGCAGAGTTTCTATATGGGATATTGAGCCTGTCGTGACTCCTTTTTATATCTGTCCACCTCCATTTTTCAGGTCCAAGTTTCCTAAGCAGCCAGGTTTTCCTG GTGATGAGTCTGATATTGAAAATGTTTTAAAGAGGGGGATGCCTTGGATGAACGACGAGTTAGGTATAAAAGATGCTCAAAGCTCAATATTCCCAGGACTGAGCTTGGTACAGTGGATGAGTATGCAACAGAACAATCATGTGCCAGTTGCCCAATCTGGACTTCCTAGTGTCTTACATAGTAATATCGGTACTGATGACCATTCTAAGTTGCTGAACTTTCAGTCACCTACATTATCTACGCAAGGTCTCCAGTTCAACAAACCAATTCAACAAAATCAGCAATTTGGGAAAATCCAGCAGCCACCATTAGCATGGGCTCAACAGCAGCAGCAATCGTTACAGTCTCCTGTGAGTGCACAGCAGCAGCAACCCTTGCTGCAACAGCAACAGCAACACGCActgcagcagcagcaacaacaacacgcactgcagcagcagcaacaacaacacatgctgcagcagcagcaacaacaacacatgctgcagcagcagcaacaacaacacatgctgcagcagcagcaacaacactcgcagcagcagcagcaacaacactcgcagcagcagcagcaacaacactcgcagcagcagcaacaacaacactCGCTGCAGCAGCAGCCACAGCCACAGCCACAGCCACAGCTTCATCAGCAAGCACAGCAAGCACAGCAAGCACAGCAGCAGCTGCAGCAACAACAGCGTCCATCCCAGCAGCAACAATTGGCCGTGAATTCATCGCCACCAGTAAATCATTGTGTATCTCCTCCTAACCAGATTCCTTTTTCACAAGGTGCGATATATGGTCAGCATCAGCAGCAACAGTTACTATCAGCTAGTACCCAACCACAGCAAAATGTTCCTGTCAATAGAAATCCATTTCCTTCTACATCCTTGGCACAAGACTTCCCATTTCAGCAACAAGTGGAACATCAAAaacctcagcagcagcagacaaTACCACAGCAAGCTCCACTACAATTGATGCAGCAAAGTTTGATGCAGAGGCCACAAGTTCAACCATCATCACAGCAGAGCCTTACGGAGCAGCAGCTGCAACTACAGCTTCTTAATAAACTGCAGCAGCAACAACAGCAACATCAGCAACAAGCACAGCGATTATCTCCTGTAAGCTCTACTGTGGAGCCGCGTATGTCCCAGCAACAACAGTGCCGGCAGCCACAAGAGCTCCAGTTTGCTCATCAGCAATTGACAACCACACATCTCCAGTCACCTCAACATGCTTTCAACCAACTCCAAGGCCAGCACAAATCCCCTATAACAATCAAAGCCCTTTCTGGTGCTACAGATGGAGATGCTCCTTCATGTTCAACCTCTCCTTCTACAAACAATTTCCAAgtttcacaaccaaacttcttGACGAGGAACCAAGGGCAAGCGATACTGGTGGATGAGTCGGGAGTTGATCCTTCTCAAGAGCAAAACAAATCCGAATTTCGAATAAAACATGAGCTACCGTTCTCAAAAGGTTCAGAGCAGTCTAAATACAAAGGCAATGTTACTGAGAACTTAGAGGCAGCCTCATCAACAACATCCTACGGGCTGGATTCTAGTGGATTCAACTTTTCATTGCCTGCATTATGTGTGGAAGGTGATGTTCAATCACATTCTAGGAACAGTCTTCCTTCTGCAGCAAATAATATAGATGGATTGACCCCTGATGCTTTACTATCACGGGATTATGATCCCGGAAAGGATATGCAAAACCTATTCTCTCCTTTTGGCAACGCCCCTAGGGACATAGAAACTGAGTTGTCTGATGCTGGGATCAATTCTCAACAATTTGGGGTGCCAAACATGTCATACAAGCCAAGAAGTTCCAATGATCTTGCTGTGAATGACAATGGTGTTCTGAATAATAATGCATGGACGAATCAGACTCAGCGCATGAGAACATATACAAAG GTTCAAAAACGAGGCTCTGTGGGAAGAACTATAGATGTCACTCGTTACAAAGAGTATGATGAACTAAGGCATGATCTAGCACGTATGTTTGGAATAGAGGGACAGCTTGAAGATCCTCAAAGAACTGAATGGAAGCTTGTGTATGTTGACCATGAGAATGATATACTGCTTGTTGGTGACGATCCTTGGGA GGAATTTGTGAGCTGTGTTCAGAGCATCAAAATCCTGTCTTGTGCTGAAGTGCAGCAAATGAGCTTGGATGGGGATTTAGGTAATGTGCCAGTACCAAACCAAGCTAGCAGTGGCACTGATAGTGGTAATGCGTGGAGGGGACACTATGATGACAACTCAGCTGCATCGTTTAATCGATAA
- the LOC132617528 gene encoding auxin response factor 7 isoform X3: MKAPSNGYLANSGEGERKLMNSELWHACAGPLVSLPPVGSLVVYFPQGHSEQVAASMQKETDGIPSYPNLPSKLICMLHNVTLHADPETDEVYAQMTLQPVNKYDQEALLLSDMGLKQNRQPAEFFCKTLTASDTSTHGGFSVPRRAAEKIFPPLDYSMQPPAQELMARDLHDQAWTFRHIYRGQPKRHLLTTGWSVFISSKRLCAGDSVLFIRDEKSHLLLGIKRANRQQPVLSSSVISSDSMHIGILAAAAHAAANNSPFTIFYNPRASPSEFVIPLAKYNKAMYAQVQLGMRFRMMFETEDSGVRRYMGTITGVSDLDPIRWKNSQWRNLQVGWDESTAGERPSRVSIWDIEPVVTPFYICPPPFFRSKFPKQPGFPGDESDIENVLKRGMPWMNDELGIKDAQSSIFPGLSLVQWMSMQQNNHVPVAQSGLPSVLHSNIGTDDHSKLLNFQSPTLSTQGLQFNKPIQQNQQFGKIQQPPLAWAQQQQQSLQSPVSAQQQQPLLQQQQQHALQQQQQQHALQQQQQQHMLQQQQQQHMLQQQQQQHMLQQQQQHSQQQQQQHSQQQQQQHSQQQQQQHSLQQQPQPQPQPQLHQQAQQAQQAQQQLQQQQRPSQQQQLAVNSSPPVNHCVSPPNQIPFSQGAIYGQHQQQQLLSASTQPQQNVPVNRNPFPSTSLAQDFPFQQQVEHQKPQQQQTIPQQAPLQLMQQSLMQRPQVQPSSQQSLTEQQLQLQLLNKLQQQQQQHQQQAQRLSPVSSTVEPRMSQQQQCRQPQELQFAHQQLTTTHLQSPQHAFNQLQGQHKSPITIKALSGATDGDAPSCSTSPSTNNFQVSQPNFLTRNQGQAILVDESGVDPSQEQNKSEFRIKHELPFSKGSEQSKYKGNVTENLEAASSTTSYGLDSSGFNFSLPALCVEGDVQSHSRNSLPSAANNIDGLTPDALLSRDYDPGKDMQNLFSPFGNAPRDIETELSDAGINSQQFGVPNMSYKPRSSNDLAVNDNGVLNNNAWTNQTQRMRTYTKVQKRGSVGRTIDVTRYKEYDELRHDLARMFGIEGQLEDPQRTEWKLVYVDHENDILLVGDDPWEEFVSCVQSIKILSCAEVQQMSLDGDLGNVPVPNQASSGTDSGNAWRGHYDDNSAASFNR, translated from the exons ATGAAGGCGCCATCAAATGGATATCTAGCAAATTCAGGAGAAG GTGAAAGAAAGCtcatgaattcagagttatggcACGCTTGTGCTGGCCCATTGGTTTCTTTGCCTCCTGTTGGAAGCCTTGTGGTATATTTTCCTCAAGGTCACAGTGAGCAG GTGGCGGCATCAATGCAAAAGGAGACAGATGGAATACCAAGCTATCCTAATCTTCCTTCCAAGTTGATCTGCATGTTACACAATGTCACTTTACAT GCTGACCCTGAAACTGATGAGGTTTATGCTCAGATGACTCTTCAACCTGTAAACAAG TATGACCAGGAGGCTTTACTTTTATCTGATATGGGCCTTAAGCAGAACAGGCAGCCTGCCGAGTTCTTCTGTAAAACTCTCACAGCTAGTGATACAAGCACACATGGTGGATTTTCTGTTCCTCGACGCGCAGCCGAGAAGATATTTCCTCCCCTG GACTATTCAATGCAACCTCCTGCTCAGGAGCTAATGGCTAGAGATTTACATGACCAAGCATGGACTTTCAGGCATATCTATCGAG GTCAACCAAAAAGACACCTTTTGACTACTGGTTGGAGTGTCTTTATCTCCTCTAAAAGGCTGTGTGCCGGCGATTCTGTCCTTTTCATAAG AGATGAAAAGTCACATCTTCTCTTGGGTATAAAACGAGCGAATAGACAGCAGCCTGTCCTTTCCTCATCTGTTATATCTAGTGACAGCATGCACATTGGGATCCTTGCTGCTGCAGCTCATGCTGCTGCAAACAATAGTCCGTTTACTATCTTTTACAATCCTAG GGCTAGCCCTTCTGAATTTGTAATTCCTCTGGCCAAGTATAATAAAGCTATGTATGCACAAGTTCAACTAGGTATGCGATTTCGGATGATGTTTGAAACGGAGGATTCTGGAGTCCGTAGGTACATGGGTACAATAACTGGTGTTAGTGATCTGGACCCCATACGATGGAAGAACTCACAGTGGCGTAATCTTCAG GTGGGATGGGATGAATCAACTGCTGGGGAACGTCCAAGCAGAGTTTCTATATGGGATATTGAGCCTGTCGTGACTCCTTTTTATATCTGTCCACCTCCATTTTTCAGGTCCAAGTTTCCTAAGCAGCCAGGTTTTCCTG GTGATGAGTCTGATATTGAAAATGTTTTAAAGAGGGGGATGCCTTGGATGAACGACGAGTTAGGTATAAAAGATGCTCAAAGCTCAATATTCCCAGGACTGAGCTTGGTACAGTGGATGAGTATGCAACAGAACAATCATGTGCCAGTTGCCCAATCTGGACTTCCTAGTGTCTTACATAGTAATATCGGTACTGATGACCATTCTAAGTTGCTGAACTTTCAGTCACCTACATTATCTACGCAAGGTCTCCAGTTCAACAAACCAATTCAACAAAATCAGCAATTTGGGAAAATCCAGCAGCCACCATTAGCATGGGCTCAACAGCAGCAGCAATCGTTACAGTCTCCTGTGAGTGCACAGCAGCAGCAACCCTTGCTGCAACAGCAACAGCAACACGCActgcagcagcagcaacaacaacacgcactgcagcagcagcaacaacaacacatgctgcagcagcagcaacaacaacacatgctgcagcagcagcaacaacaacacatgctgcagcagcagcaacaacactcgcagcagcagcagcaacaacactcgcagcagcagcagcaacaacactcgcagcagcagcaacaacaacactCGCTGCAGCAGCAGCCACAGCCACAGCCACAGCCACAGCTTCATCAGCAAGCACAGCAAGCACAGCAAGCACAGCAGCAGCTGCAGCAACAACAGCGTCCATCCCAGCAGCAACAATTGGCCGTGAATTCATCGCCACCAGTAAATCATTGTGTATCTCCTCCTAACCAGATTCCTTTTTCACAAGGTGCGATATATGGTCAGCATCAGCAGCAACAGTTACTATCAGCTAGTACCCAACCACAGCAAAATGTTCCTGTCAATAGAAATCCATTTCCTTCTACATCCTTGGCACAAGACTTCCCATTTCAGCAACAAGTGGAACATCAAAaacctcagcagcagcagacaaTACCACAGCAAGCTCCACTACAATTGATGCAGCAAAGTTTGATGCAGAGGCCACAAGTTCAACCATCATCACAGCAGAGCCTTACGGAGCAGCAGCTGCAACTACAGCTTCTTAATAAACTGCAGCAGCAACAACAGCAACATCAGCAACAAGCACAGCGATTATCTCCTGTAAGCTCTACTGTGGAGCCGCGTATGTCCCAGCAACAACAGTGCCGGCAGCCACAAGAGCTCCAGTTTGCTCATCAGCAATTGACAACCACACATCTCCAGTCACCTCAACATGCTTTCAACCAACTCCAAGGCCAGCACAAATCCCCTATAACAATCAAAGCCCTTTCTGGTGCTACAGATGGAGATGCTCCTTCATGTTCAACCTCTCCTTCTACAAACAATTTCCAAgtttcacaaccaaacttcttGACGAGGAACCAAGGGCAAGCGATACTGGTGGATGAGTCGGGAGTTGATCCTTCTCAAGAGCAAAACAAATCCGAATTTCGAATAAAACATGAGCTACCGTTCTCAAAAGGTTCAGAGCAGTCTAAATACAAAGGCAATGTTACTGAGAACTTAGAGGCAGCCTCATCAACAACATCCTACGGGCTGGATTCTAGTGGATTCAACTTTTCATTGCCTGCATTATGTGTGGAAGGTGATGTTCAATCACATTCTAGGAACAGTCTTCCTTCTGCAGCAAATAATATAGATGGATTGACCCCTGATGCTTTACTATCACGGGATTATGATCCCGGAAAGGATATGCAAAACCTATTCTCTCCTTTTGGCAACGCCCCTAGGGACATAGAAACTGAGTTGTCTGATGCTGGGATCAATTCTCAACAATTTGGGGTGCCAAACATGTCATACAAGCCAAGAAGTTCCAATGATCTTGCTGTGAATGACAATGGTGTTCTGAATAATAATGCATGGACGAATCAGACTCAGCGCATGAGAACATATACAAAG GTTCAAAAACGAGGCTCTGTGGGAAGAACTATAGATGTCACTCGTTACAAAGAGTATGATGAACTAAGGCATGATCTAGCACGTATGTTTGGAATAGAGGGACAGCTTGAAGATCCTCAAAGAACTGAATGGAAGCTTGTGTATGTTGACCATGAGAATGATATACTGCTTGTTGGTGACGATCCTTGGGA GGAATTTGTGAGCTGTGTTCAGAGCATCAAAATCCTGTCTTGTGCTGAAGTGCAGCAAATGAGCTTGGATGGGGATTTAGGTAATGTGCCAGTACCAAACCAAGCTAGCAGTGGCACTGATAGTGGTAATGCGTGGAGGGGACACTATGATGACAACTCAGCTGCATCGTTTAATCGATAA